A genomic segment from Myxosarcina sp. GI1 encodes:
- a CDS encoding helix-turn-helix domain-containing protein encodes MFSILVRQIAVWYRDNRDLTKTTVMAEVFDDFKNWLLEGRDFLFSWITRDSKETQEPEESLEELPPVLREKLIAAAQDLPNNPADVEAITSALNEAFDKWRDRPQNSDNSVVIVSSPVTAVSRILTNNLADWINEKQISVNILSWTARPQNVTEIASELQRELKLGITKTEPESLEIVVIPNLSWCFLRNLEGLDAIDYLQSLLLQDRFRFWIIGVGLVAWDYLNSVTNFGAYCGKVVSLPELKKESLKAWLDPIFTEFDISFVESNLDPKLLDKDKSPEDRYFEKLASVAEGASMIAAQVFLRSIGYKSAEEPEENNNDNDIKNVVKENKLYEVIPDRLKKEARNLKKRAEAFIEDDKSSSSENAERNAVEKEKFSSENKPNEDKKILLVEKPELPDLPSLNSEDYYLLYSLLIHGDMTLSALSASLGDEESKVQAQVQTLRRAGIVEEKNCILQVNPIHYPKLKRELANNNFVIDEID; translated from the coding sequence TTGTTTTCAATCTTGGTACGGCAAATTGCCGTTTGGTATCGAGACAATCGCGATTTAACAAAGACAACCGTAATGGCTGAAGTATTCGACGACTTTAAAAACTGGCTTTTAGAAGGGCGCGATTTTTTGTTTTCCTGGATTACCCGAGATAGTAAAGAAACTCAAGAGCCAGAAGAATCACTAGAAGAACTACCGCCTGTACTGAGAGAAAAGTTAATTGCTGCCGCCCAAGATTTACCAAACAATCCTGCTGACGTAGAAGCAATAACTTCGGCTTTAAATGAAGCTTTTGACAAATGGCGCGATCGACCACAAAATTCTGATAACTCAGTTGTTATCGTCAGCAGTCCCGTAACGGCAGTATCGCGAATTTTAACTAATAATTTGGCTGATTGGATAAATGAAAAACAAATATCGGTCAATATTTTATCTTGGACGGCTCGTCCTCAAAACGTTACAGAAATTGCTTCAGAACTACAGCGAGAGCTAAAATTGGGAATTACCAAAACCGAGCCAGAGTCTTTGGAAATTGTAGTTATACCCAATCTTAGCTGGTGTTTCTTACGTAATCTTGAAGGTTTGGATGCAATAGATTATCTACAATCTTTGCTTTTGCAAGACCGCTTTCGCTTTTGGATAATAGGTGTGGGTTTGGTCGCTTGGGATTATCTTAATTCGGTAACTAATTTTGGGGCTTACTGTGGCAAAGTTGTTTCATTACCAGAACTAAAAAAAGAGTCATTAAAAGCATGGCTAGATCCTATTTTTACTGAATTTGATATTTCTTTTGTTGAGTCTAATTTAGATCCTAAGTTACTCGATAAAGATAAAAGTCCAGAAGATAGATATTTTGAAAAGCTAGCTTCTGTTGCTGAAGGAGCCAGTATGATAGCCGCACAGGTATTCTTACGCTCTATTGGCTATAAATCGGCAGAAGAACCAGAAGAAAATAACAACGATAACGATATAAAAAATGTCGTTAAAGAAAATAAGCTATATGAAGTAATTCCTGACAGATTGAAAAAAGAAGCTCGCAATCTCAAAAAGAGAGCTGAAGCTTTTATAGAAGATGATAAGTCTTCATCGTCAGAGAATGCAGAGCGAAATGCTGTCGAGAAAGAAAAATTTTCGTCAGAAAACAAACCTAACGAAGACAAAAAAATTCTTTTAGTAGAAAAACCCGAGCTACCAGATTTACCAAGCTTAAATTCTGAAGATTACTATCTTTTATACTCTCTATTAATACATGGAGACATGACCCTATCGGCTTTGTCTGCAAGCTTGGGAGATGAAGAGTCTAAAGTGCAAGCTCAGGTACAGACTTTACGCCGAGCGGGAATAGTGGAAGAAAAAAATTGTATTTTACAAGTTAACCCCATTCACTATCCCAAACTCAAACGAGAGTTAGCCAACAATAATTTTGTAATAGATGAAATAGACTAA
- a CDS encoding mechanosensitive ion channel family protein encodes MLNYSGLVILAQSAGDAVKETANDTKEIVSKITTWKITQALIIILLAFVILRVIDKTIIWISERTAKEWRLRIKQSLPLLRTIVLTFTIITLMNLFLNLSKENILAITGTVAVALGFAFKDYASSIIAGIVGLFEASYRVGDRVKIGEHYGEVVNYGLRGIKLQTPDDNLITIPHNKIWTEAISNANTGDLEAQVVTEFFFAHEVDATLVKKILYRVAHTSKYTALKLPILVVMEAKPWGTQFKLKCYPLDARDEFIYKTDLTLRAKQAFSKYNFAYPRAMAMNDEE; translated from the coding sequence ATGTTAAATTACTCAGGCTTGGTAATACTAGCTCAGTCTGCTGGAGATGCCGTAAAAGAAACAGCCAACGATACTAAAGAAATTGTCAGCAAAATTACAACTTGGAAAATTACTCAAGCTTTAATTATTATTTTGCTAGCTTTTGTGATTCTTAGAGTAATCGACAAGACAATTATTTGGATATCGGAAAGAACGGCAAAAGAATGGCGATTGCGAATCAAACAATCTTTACCTCTTTTGAGAACGATTGTGTTGACTTTCACCATCATTACTTTGATGAACTTGTTTCTCAATTTGTCCAAAGAAAACATTTTGGCAATTACAGGAACGGTAGCAGTAGCTTTGGGTTTTGCTTTTAAAGATTATGCCAGTTCGATAATTGCTGGTATTGTCGGTTTGTTTGAAGCTTCTTATCGCGTGGGCGATCGCGTCAAGATTGGCGAGCATTACGGCGAAGTAGTTAACTATGGTTTGCGAGGTATCAAGTTACAAACACCCGACGATAATTTAATTACTATTCCTCATAACAAAATTTGGACTGAAGCTATTTCTAATGCCAATACTGGAGACTTAGAAGCACAAGTCGTTACCGAGTTTTTCTTTGCCCATGAAGTTGATGCCACACTGGTTAAAAAGATTTTATATCGAGTGGCTCACACCAGCAAATACACCGCTCTCAAGCTACCAATTTTGGTAGTTATGGAAGCCAAACCTTGGGGAACACAATTTAAGCTCAAATGCTATCCTCTCGATGCGCGGGATGAGTTTATTTATAAGACTGACTTAACCCTTCGAGCCAAACAAGCCTTTTCTAAGTATAATTTCGCCTATCCTCGCGCTATGGCTATGAATGATGAAGAGTAA